Genomic segment of Bacteroidota bacterium:
TAGCGATTTAGCTGGAATTTATTTAGGATTATTAGCTGTGGTCATGTATGGATTGCCGGCGCTTCTGTCCGGTGCGGGGGGAATTACTGCGGGCCCGTCGGCTCTGTTCAGAGTTGGGCCATGAACATCCTGAACCTGATTTCCGCCGGTAGCATTACCGTTATGCTGAACATCAGATCCGTTATTGTTATCCGCTTTGGAAGTTGTGCTATTACCATTCACATCATTAAGCGAATTCTGCACATTCGAAGATGATACGGCAGAAGAATCGTGCTTGCCGTTATGATCTTTGTTGTGACCGATTGCGAAATAAGCCAATGTTGCAATTGCTACAGTTCCAATTAAAAGTACTGCTGGTTTAGCCGTCATGAGATTTATTTATTAAAAGTTGAATTATGTATTTGATTTGCCTTACGAAATGTAAATCAAAAATCCTGAATTACCAAGTGATCAGCGGGCAATATGTGGTATGTTATTTTGAACAAGAAATTCACTGTCGACGAATCACTATTTTTGCCCGATAAAAGAACATTTCCTGCATACTTTCCCGAAATTACATTACGCAAATTCATGAATAAAGTTTCAATGCTGCTAATGTTTTACAACTTTGTCGTCCTGTTTTGCGCCATCCGATAATGGAAACCCCTTCTGCTGAAAAAAATTTGCATCTTGTTTTGGATGTTTCTGATCCTTCACCGGAATTATTTTTTTTAAAAGAAAATACGATTGCTCTTGCCCCGGGATTTACGGGGAATGATCACTGGATATTTTGTGGAGCAGATGATTCTTCAGATGATCTCCCGGGATTTCCGGAAAAAAACAGCGAAGAGAAATGGTGCTTCGGCCATTTGGGTTACGATCTTAAAAATGAATTTGAAGATCTCTGTACAAATTTCCCTGATCATTCGGGATTCGGTTGCATTTCATTTTTCAACTCTGCAAACATTCAACAGATTCACCGCGATGCTGTTTTCCCAGGCGGAAAAAACGAAACTCCGCCCGAAAAAATCTTTCTTCATTCGCGCACCACGAAAGCAGAGTACCTGGAAAATGTAAGAAAGCTTAAGCAGCATATTCATCTCGGGAATATTTATGAGATCAATTATTGCATTGAATTTTTCGCTGAGAAAATACACATTGATCCGGTACGGACTTTTTCGCGGCTTTATGCAGAAACAAAAGCTCCGTTCTCCGCGCTTTACAAAAAAGGAAGTTCGTGGTTGTTGTGTGCAAGCCCGGAAAGATTTCTGCGGAAAAACGGAGATCATATTATTTCCCAACCGATAAAAGGAACTCGACCGCGCGGAAAAAATGATCGTGACGATTTGCTTTTATTGAGCGAACTGAAAAATGATCCCAAAGAAAAAAGTGAGAATGTGATGATCGTAGATCTTGTAAGAAATGATCTTTCACGTATTGCAGAAAAGGGTTCAGTGAAAGTGGATGAACTTTTCGGCTTGTATTCTTTTCCTTCCGTTCACCAGATGATCTCCACGGTTAGCGCAGAACTGAAACACGGCACCGGTTTCCGCGAACTCATGCGCGCATCGTTCCCGATGGGATCTATGACCGGCGCGCCGAAGATCAGTGCGATGAAACTCATTGGTGAAACTGAAAATTTTTCGCGCGGAATATTTTCCGGCAGCGTGGGATACCTGGATCCACAGGGAAATTTTGATTTCAATGTCGTGATCAGGAGCATCGAGTACAATGCAGCTACCGGTTTCCTCTCGATAAAAGCCGGCAGTGCGATCACCGCAAATTGCGATGCAGAAAAAGAATACGAGGAATGTATGGTGAAGGTGGCTCCATTGCTTAAAGTATTGAACGCGGTGCCTGAATGAAGTGACATCACTAACTTTGATCTGTGATAGATAAGAAAATTTTTTTCTCGGGGTTACTCGTCTCCTGCAATTACAGGATGAACGAAAAAATTCTTCTGGCCGTGAGCGGCGGAGTTGATTCCATTGTGCTTGCACATTTGTTTCATTCGCTTGAAATTCCCTTCGAAATTGCCCATGTCAATTACGGCCTGCGTGGTAAGGAATCAGATGGCGATGAAAAATTCGTTAAAGATTTTGCCTCGAAACTGGAAATAAGATTTCACGTGAAGAAATGCATGAAGAAAGAGATCACAAAAAAAGATTCTAATCTGCAGGAGAAAGCGCGCGATCTCCGGTACACATTCTTTAATGAAATCGCCGGAAAAGAAAGAATACGGCACATCGCCACAGCCCATCAGCAGGACGATAATATTGAAACTGTTTTACTCAATTTCATTCGGGGAACAGGCATCAGAGGATTGACAGGCATGCGTACGAAGTCGGGTAAGATCATTCGTCCGCTACTGAATTATTCCAGGAACGATATTCTCGCTTATGCAAAAAAGAATAAGTTGAAATGGAGAGAAGACAGCAGCAACCAGGAGGATAAATATACCCGCAACATCATTCGAAACCGATTTCTTGGTGAGCTGTCAAAACATGTTCCGCAAGGGCGAAAGGGAATGATCTCCTCGATGAGAAGATTGAATGAATCCGAGCAACTGATCACGCTGGCTATGAATCAATGGGTAAATGACAAGATCAGTACTGCGAACGGAATGCAACTGATCTCTTTGAAAAGTATTACCGACAAAGCGGGTATGACCTTTTTCTCTCAATGGCTTCGAAAACTCGGATTCAACGGTTCACAGGCAGGAATGGTAAAAGATAATGTGATCAGTGGAAGAAGTTCGTTCACGATCACAACGAAGAATCATTTCATCAATCGTGATCGCGATAATTTCTGGATAGGAAGCCGCGAACAAACAAAAGCGAAACCACAACTGATCATTGAACTCTCCTCCTTTCCCACACGCAGCGATCTTGTACCCACTTGCGCTTTCGTGGATGCGGACCGACTGGGAAATATTTCTCACCGTAACTGGCAAAGTGGCGATTCGATGACGCCATACGGAATGAAGGGAAGAAAAAAAGTAAGTGATATTCTTAATGAATTAAAGTTGCCGGCTCACGAAAAAAAAGAACTTTTCGTGGTGCTGAGCGGCGATGAGCTGGTGTGGATACCCGGATACAGGATAGCCGATAAATTCCGCATCACGCCTGAAACGAAACGAGTCATGAAGATCTCGTTCAAATAATGGAAACGGAAAAAAAACTTTTCGAAGAGCGGCAGTTTCACGGATTGAACCGTCATTCCATTGTGCGGCGATTACTGTTTTCTGTTTTTTGTTTCGTCGCTTATTACTGGTCAGAAAATCCGAAGCCGGTGAACTTCGAACTTTTCCGGTTGGGAAGTTACCCGGGAAGAGATCACTCCGGGCAACTTTTTTTTGTGCTCGGCATCTGCATTCTTGCGCTCTCGGCCATTCTGCTTTTTATCATTCACATGAAAACGCACATTACCGCCAAAGCAGTGATCATTGATGGAATATGGACCTCGCGGAAAGTGCGCATTGATCTGAACGGAATTGTTTCTGCAAGAAAAGTACGATTCAAACCTTCCTTTATTAATCGTCCGGTTTACAATCTTCATTCAAAAGGAAGAGTTCGTTTTTATACGTACGGAAATGAAGCGGTAGAACTCACCACGCGCGACGGACTTATTTACCGCATAGGCACGCAACGGCCGGAGGAATTTCTTGCGGCAATAAATAAACCGGTTACGTGATAACCGATGAAATGTTCAAAAGCCGTTCATTTCATTTTCATTAACTGTTACCAATCCTGTTCATCGGCGTTTGAAAAACTGTGCGAAGTTCCATTTTGTGTTTTAATACAACCTTTATTCTTTTATTCTCGTAAACATCTCTGATATTCCCTCCCATGATCTAACAGTTACATCTCCCGCCAATGAACGCTACACACGGCAATGCTGTCCTTATTCAAAAGGAACAGGTAAGTGAACTGCGGTTCCCTTCTTCTGAAGTACTCACTTCTACCGACGAAATAATCCGCAGGAAAAACGAATTATCGCGCGCACTCGTCCTCGGAAATGTGGATCATTCCAAGGTGAGGATTTTGTTTGTAGACACCGAAGGCCCCAAAATGGTGGAAACTACTATTTGGGCTGTAACTGAGTTAAGGGTGGTATTAAAGTCAGGAATGGTGATTCCTATAAACAGGATCACCGAAATTGTAACCTGAATATGCCTTTTCGTCGAATTCCTTATTAAAAGTGTAACCCAACTATGGCTTTTAGCGTTTAGTTGAGTTAGAATTAGTGGTGCAGCCACACACCTGCATTTTACATTGCACACTTACACACAAACCATGAAAACAAGACCTATGGTCGCTCGGCTTTCGGCTGTAGTGATCGCTATCTCCCTCGCGGGGCTTTTTCTCGGCTTCCGCAGTTCAGGAAATTCTGTGAGAGTAAAATGGAATGCTTACGTCATGCACACTGCCGACGGAGAAGCCGACATTCATTTCACAGGAGAAATTCCGGGTGGATGGAGAATGTATTCTCAGAAAATGGCAGGAGTGGACGGGCCGCTCGGAGCCAATATTGAATTCGATCCCGATCCTACTTTTAAAATAGTTGGAGCACCGGCGGAGAGCGGTGATGCTGTGAGTTTCTATGAGGACGATCTCGGAATGGATGTAAGTTGCCTTGAGAATAAAGTGCAGTACGTGCAACATATCACTTACACTGAGAATAAAGCATTCGCCATTAAATGCATGATCAATTATATGCTGGAACGAAGCGGAGAAATTCTTCCGCCCGATGATGAGGATTTTACCATCACCGTTATGCCGTAATCGGATTCCCACAAATAGTTGACCTCTTTTAACTTTTAGTCGGTCGTGAATTTATTCCCTTTAATTTTGGGAAACTTCACGACCGATTTATTTATGAAAATGCCGAAGAATAAATTCCTGAAACTTTTTTTCATTACGCTGATCTTTTTGTTCGGCAATAATATTTCCGCACAGCAGAAATTAGCGCAGCATTATTCCTGGACGTACAGCACAGAAAAAACTGACGATTGTAATTTCGTTCTCGTCTTCACGTGCAAACTCGATAAAGGATTTCATCTTTATTCGCAGATCCCGCCTAAAGATGAAGGCCCGCTTCCTACTGCTTTTCTCTGGAACGATTCTGCCGATTTTAAATTCGTGGGAAGAACATCAGAACCAAAACCCATTGAAAAAGCAGAACCTGCATTCGACGGCGCGATCATAAAATATTTTGAGAACTCTGCTACATTCCGCCAGAAGATCCACGTTATTCATGCGAAAAAATTTAAAGTCACCGGCGAGATCGACGGAATGGTTTGCAACGACGGAGGTTGTTTTAATTTTTATCCGCGTCCTGCTTTTTCATTTGATGTGGATGCAACATTATGCGGCGCGAGCGGTGCAACGGGAAGTACCGGTGCAACGGGAACAACGGGAAGCACGGGTTCAACAGGAACAGCAAACGCAACCGGAAATATTGGCGCAACCGGAAGCACAGGAATTTCTGCTGCAACAGGAAGTACGGGATTAATTGCAAATACAGGAACCACTTCAAATTCCAATTGTACAGTTCAACCCGGTTCAACTGCAAAAGCGCCTGCTCCGAAAAAAACAGAATTCTGGCCGGCATTCGGCGGTGGTTTCGGCGGCGGACTCATCGCACTTTTCATGCCTTGTGTTTTACCCATGATACCAATGACGGTAAGTTTTTTTACCAAACGCGCGAAGAACAGGAAGCAGGCGATACGCGATGGAATGATGTACGCATTTTCCATCGTAGCCATTTACGTCATTCTCGGATTGATCGTAACACTTGCAACGGGTGATGCGCAAACACTGAATCAACTTTCTTCGAACATCATTGTGAATCTTGTTTTCTTCGCTGTATTTATTTTATTCGGAATTTCTTTTATTGGCGGCTTCGAAATAAATATGCCTTCGTGGCTCGTGAACCGATCGGATAAAGCTGCAGACCAAGGCGGACTCATCGGAATTTTTTTCATGGCGTTCACACTTGCGCTCGTTTCTTTTTCCTGCACCGGCCCCATCATTGGCACCGCTCTTGTTGAAGCGCTGAAAGTAGGATTCACGGGCCCGCTGTATGTGATGCTCGGATTTTCATTGGCACTCGCCTTGCCATTCGCACTCTTCGCGATGTTTCCGACGTGGCTGAAATCACTTCCGAAATCAGGAAGCTGGATGACTTCGATGAAAGTTGTTTTCGGTTTGCTGGAATTTGCGTTAGCGATGAAATTCATTTCGAATATCGATCTCTCCTACCATTGGGGAATAATAACGCGCGAAATTTTTCTTTCCATCTGGATCGTTTGTTTCGCGCTCATTGGTTTTTACCTGATGGGAAAAATAAAATTTGCGCACGACGAAGATGTTCCGCATGTTTCTGTTCCGCGGGCTTTACTCTCCATTATTTCTTTTGCATTTGTCGTTTACATGATCCCGGGATTATTCGGCGCGCCTGTGCGCATGCTCAGCGGACTTTTGCCACCGTCTTATTACAGCGAGAATGCAAAATTCTTTTCCGGTGGAGGAAGTAATATTTCTGCTGCCGATACTGCTGTTGTTCCGGGAATGTTGAAAGATGAATGTCCGCAGAACCTGAGTTGTTTTCACGATTATGATCTCGCGCTTGCGTATGCGCGCAAACAAAAGAAACCGCTCTTCGTAGATTTCACGGGTTACAATTGTGCGAACTGCAGGAGAATGGAAGATTTTGTTTGGCCTGATCCTACTGTGCTCAATCAACTGAGAAAAGATTACGTGGTGGTTTCACTTTATTGTGATGATAAGGATCCTCTTCCTGCCGACAAGCAATACATCACGAAAGACGGCATCAAAATAAAAACGTGGGGAAATAAATGGAGCCAGATGCAGATTGATCGTTACGGATCGAATTCGCAGCCGCTTTATGTTTTGCTTGATAACAATGAAAAGATGCTGACCGATTCTGCTTACGGATATACGCCGATAGAACCGTATGCAAAATATCTGAAATCGGGAAGTGCTGAATTCGCGAAGCGGCCGGAGAAAGATTCGGTGAGGTAAGAGGCTGTCTAAATTTCATCCTTCTGTTACCATTCCTTCCGAAGCCCTCGTTATGCGTGGCGAGTACATAATTATGCCTTCCGATGCCCTCGCGATGCGTGGCGAAGGCATAATTATGCGTTCCGAAGGCATCGTTATGCGTGGCGAGTACATAATTATGCCTTCCGAAGCCCTCGTTATGCGTGGCGAGGCCATAATTATGCGTTCCGAAGGCATCGTTATGCGTGGCGAAGGCATAATTAATCCTTCCGAAGCCCTCGTTATGCGTGGCGAAGGCATAATTATAAAAAGTTTCAACTAAGTTCGGTGTGTGCTTAAGTAATATGAGAAAGAGTAATTACAAACTCCGTAGAGTACCCGCGTTGATATTGGCAATGCCCGTTCTTCTATTGATTCTTGCCTTTATCAATTGCCAAAACAATTTTCCAGTTAATAAAAAGGTATCGGTAGAAAAAGACACTATTCAAATTCACACTTTGAATTATTCCAGCGATACCCCAAGCTGTAAACTTTCAATTGACTATGTTGTTCTTTCCGGAATGGATATGGATTCTCTTGAGAGAATTAGAAATGCTGAGTTTCTTGCTGAGGCCACACAAACCAGGAAATCATTGACTCAAGAGGCTGATAAATTATATTCCAATTATGAAGATTGTCGGAGTTCGGAAGAAGATTTTGCGTTCAGAATTACTCCCGGATTATTAACGCCTTATTGCATTTCTTATTCAATAGAAAAAACAGGAACTGCTTTTTGCGCTCCACATTCATTTCACAGTTATGATTTCAGAACAATTGATTTGAATACCGGTAAACCGCTAACGTTGAAAAATATTTTCAACAATAGGGATTCTGCATGGGCAAAGGTAATTGCGACAAAAGCACGGCAAGGTTACCTTGAGGAAAGTCTTGGATTCAAACCTTCAGGTACAATCCTTTTCGAAGCAGCAGGTTATTATACGAATAATGATTTTGTACTCGAAGACACCGCGATTTCATTTCTCATTGATCCGATAACAATTCATGAATCACTTGATGGGCAATCGGATTTTTGGATGACAATTCCATATTCTGAACTTAAGTCAGTCATTCCTCCTGGAAGCCTGCTTTGGGAAAAAGTGAACTAACTTTTATCGTTCCGAGGCAATTTATTTTTTCTTTATCTCCCTTGACAAAAAATCAAGCTCGTGCTAAGTATCCCATCGACCAAGTACATCTTACAGCTGTTTGGGACAAGATTAGTTTGTGCTTTGCTAATGTTGAGGAAAACCAAATAAAAAAATAAAGCGGCGACGATTCCTTTCACGAGACAGTGGGTTATAGAATCGAATGAAAAAAATATTTTTTACTGGCGCTGAACATTTACGGAGTACGCAGCACAAAATTCTTTCCCAGGTAAACTCTTCTCACCTGTTCGTCATTCGCCAATTCTTCTGCGGTTCCGGCTTTTAAAATTTTTCCTTCAAATAAAAGATACGCACGATCGGTGATGGAAAGTGTTTCGTGCACGTTATGATCGGTAATGAGAATACCAATATTTTTTTTCTTCAGATTACTCACCACTTCCTGAATATCTTCTACGGCAATAGGATCGACACCGGCAAAAGGTTCATCGAGTAAAATAAAATTCGGGCTGGTGGCGAGACAGCGTGCGATCTCCGTGCGGCGGCGTTCTCCACCGGAAAGTGAATCGCCCAAATTTGTACGGATGTGTTCCAATCCGAATTCATGCAACAACTGTTCGAGTTTATCTTTCTGTTCCTGCTTCGGAAGTTTTGTCAATTCAAGCACCGCCCTGATATTATCTTCCACCGAAAGTTTCCGGAACACCGATGGTTCCTGCGCGAGGTAGCCCACGCCCAGCTGCGCACGCTTGTACATGGGCTCATTGGTAATTTCTTTTTCGTCGAGATAAATTTTTCCTGCGTTCGGTTTTATCATTCCCACAATCATGTAGAACGAAGTAGTTTTTCCTGCGCCATTCGGCCCGAGTAATCCCACGATCTCGCCCTGCTTCACATTCACCGAAACGCCATCAACGACAGTTCGCTTCTTGTATTTCTTTACAATATTTTCTGCTCCGAGTATCATACGCTACTAAATTATGTAAGGGCGGAGTACGAAATACTAAATCCCGAATTAATTCGGGAAAAAGTTACGAAATGCAGATGAATACGAAATTGCCTCGCGCAAGATTGCTTCTCCCGATTAAAATCGGGATCGCAATGACCACCGCACGTTTCGAATTCAGTACGCATTCGTATTTCGTAACTTTTAGTAAACTTTTCGTTTTTCGTACTCCCTAAAAAAGCACCTGCATCGATATCCTCACTCCCACCGGTTTTGCATTCACATTATCGAGATAACTCAATCTCCAGAAAACATCAACACGGAAAAATTTAAAAATGTTTTCGATTCCCGCTCCTGCTTCCATGTACGGGCCGCGGCTGAGTGAATGAAGATTCGCAGGGAAGATCATCTCTGCCCGGTTTTTTTCATTCACACTTCCTATGAGCCATTTGAACGAAGCAACTTCTCTCCATTTCAGTTTTCTCATGAGCGGAATGTGATTCAGAAAAAAGCCATCGAAGTGGTGAATGAATGTGGCTTGCGCGTACTGATCACTCACAAATTCATAATAACTCATCATGTTGAACGCCGACCAGTCATACACGTACGTTTCATTTCCCGGATGCAGCACCATGAGCGGATAAGGAACAAGTCCCCACGTTTTTCCGGCTTCAAGAATATAATTGAGATAACCGAATGGCCCGAACCGCAAACGGTCATCGATGTTGATGCTCATCCTGTGATATGCATAATCACTCATGAAAACTCCTTTTATTCCTTCGGTATAATTGAATTGAACGATCGGCCATTTTGTTCCTACGCTCACGCGCGAGAAAACTGCCTGCACATATTTTTCATTGAACGCAAAACGGATATTCAATTGCGCTTCACTCGAAGAAATGCGCTGAATGCTCGTAATGGAATTATCGGCGTTGAGATGCTGATACGTTAATCCTCCAATGGGATACATGTTCCTGTTGATGACAGAAAACCGCGTAGTGAATCCTAAAAACCAATCGCGTTCATACCACACTTCCAATTGTTCTACGTGCGTGAAATTGCTGAACGGTGTGCGGCGGAAAATTGTAGCGAGAATATTATCACTCGTGAATTGATTATTACTGAGCCCGAGAATTTCATTGTCATTTTTATAATTCACACCGGTCAGTTGCCGGTGCGGCGTTTTTGTAATGAATGTTTTAAATCCTGCGCCGTATTTGAATTGCTGATCTTTTGTTCCGTAAGCTGCATACCCGCTGAGTTCATACCACTTCGAAAAATTATTACTCGTGCGCCCACCCACACGCAGGCGCGCACCTTCGATGGGATTAAAACTTAAAGTTTTGTACCACGGCCCATATTCCACGGGGCCTAAAGTTTTGTAACCGGTGTATGCAGTAAGCACCACCTGTTCCCACGTATGATAGATCGGAAGTTTCTGCACCGAATCGACCATCGTATAAATTCCCTGTTCCTGTTTGTTCAGCGTGTCGTGACGCATGGCCACCCAGAAAGAATCGTTCCTGTTATCGGCGCCATTTGTTACGATGAGATTATCGGTGCGCTGGTAAAAAGCATCGTCCATCGGTTTGTTCACGACAATATTTTTGTACGAAGTTGTTTTTCTTCCGTACAAACCTTCTTTTCTTCCCACGATCTCGAAATCGCCGATCACTCTTTCTTTCGTCATCATCCACGCTCCGGAAGCATTATCGAATTCCTGGATCACATAAAAACTCCGGATGTAGTTGATATTGGCGTCGGCAGAAATATTCATCTCCACACGCTTCACCGCAAATGAAGTATCTGCGATCCACACGTTGCCCACAAAAGTTGCTTCCTGTTTTCTTCGTGGTTTGAAAGCGATCTGGTGGCACCAGTGCCCGTCGATGGTCATACTGTCGACGAGATAATATTTGTAATACAATTCTCCATTGGTAGAAATGGGGCT
This window contains:
- the lptB gene encoding LPS export ABC transporter ATP-binding protein, giving the protein MILGAENIVKKYKKRTVVDGVSVNVKQGEIVGLLGPNGAGKTTSFYMIVGMIKPNAGKIYLDEKEITNEPMYKRAQLGVGYLAQEPSVFRKLSVEDNIRAVLELTKLPKQEQKDKLEQLLHEFGLEHIRTNLGDSLSGGERRRTEIARCLATSPNFILLDEPFAGVDPIAVEDIQEVVSNLKKKNIGILITDHNVHETLSITDRAYLLFEGKILKAGTAEELANDEQVRRVYLGKNFVLRTP
- the tilS gene encoding tRNA lysidine(34) synthetase TilS, encoding MNEKILLAVSGGVDSIVLAHLFHSLEIPFEIAHVNYGLRGKESDGDEKFVKDFASKLEIRFHVKKCMKKEITKKDSNLQEKARDLRYTFFNEIAGKERIRHIATAHQQDDNIETVLLNFIRGTGIRGLTGMRTKSGKIIRPLLNYSRNDILAYAKKNKLKWREDSSNQEDKYTRNIIRNRFLGELSKHVPQGRKGMISSMRRLNESEQLITLAMNQWVNDKISTANGMQLISLKSITDKAGMTFFSQWLRKLGFNGSQAGMVKDNVISGRSSFTITTKNHFINRDRDNFWIGSREQTKAKPQLIIELSSFPTRSDLVPTCAFVDADRLGNISHRNWQSGDSMTPYGMKGRKKVSDILNELKLPAHEKKELFVVLSGDELVWIPGYRIADKFRITPETKRVMKISFK
- a CDS encoding carboxypeptidase-like regulatory domain-containing protein, which gives rise to MRIRLPLFIFLTSVLNVFSQTTHITGKVYNSATNEPMPFVNIIAVGTSQGTVSDIDGNYEIDIIGKIDSIRGVYVGYNQTTLKVKEGQTQIINIPMASFDVEREPVVILPGENPAITILKQVWKNEDVNDKRYVDFYQYEVYNKLEFDLNDISPEMQQRKVMKPVQFIFNNIDSTNPSEKPHLPLFFSESVSDFYYRANPRTQKEVILGSKVSGLDNASVSQFTGDMYQNVDVYKNNLLVFGKTFESPISTNGELYYKYYLVDSMTIDGHWCHQIAFKPRRKQEATFVGNVWIADTSFAVKRVEMNISADANINYIRSFYVIQEFDNASGAWMMTKERVIGDFEIVGRKEGLYGRKTTSYKNIVVNKPMDDAFYQRTDNLIVTNGADNRNDSFWVAMRHDTLNKQEQGIYTMVDSVQKLPIYHTWEQVVLTAYTGYKTLGPVEYGPWYKTLSFNPIEGARLRVGGRTSNNFSKWYELSGYAAYGTKDQQFKYGAGFKTFITKTPHRQLTGVNYKNDNEILGLSNNQFTSDNILATIFRRTPFSNFTHVEQLEVWYERDWFLGFTTRFSVINRNMYPIGGLTYQHLNADNSITSIQRISSSEAQLNIRFAFNEKYVQAVFSRVSVGTKWPIVQFNYTEGIKGVFMSDYAYHRMSINIDDRLRFGPFGYLNYILEAGKTWGLVPYPLMVLHPGNETYVYDWSAFNMMSYYEFVSDQYAQATFIHHFDGFFLNHIPLMRKLKWREVASFKWLIGSVNEKNRAEMIFPANLHSLSRGPYMEAGAGIENIFKFFRVDVFWRLSYLDNVNAKPVGVRISMQVLF
- a CDS encoding thioredoxin family protein, translating into MPKNKFLKLFFITLIFLFGNNISAQQKLAQHYSWTYSTEKTDDCNFVLVFTCKLDKGFHLYSQIPPKDEGPLPTAFLWNDSADFKFVGRTSEPKPIEKAEPAFDGAIIKYFENSATFRQKIHVIHAKKFKVTGEIDGMVCNDGGCFNFYPRPAFSFDVDATLCGASGATGSTGATGTTGSTGSTGTANATGNIGATGSTGISAATGSTGLIANTGTTSNSNCTVQPGSTAKAPAPKKTEFWPAFGGGFGGGLIALFMPCVLPMIPMTVSFFTKRAKNRKQAIRDGMMYAFSIVAIYVILGLIVTLATGDAQTLNQLSSNIIVNLVFFAVFILFGISFIGGFEINMPSWLVNRSDKAADQGGLIGIFFMAFTLALVSFSCTGPIIGTALVEALKVGFTGPLYVMLGFSLALALPFALFAMFPTWLKSLPKSGSWMTSMKVVFGLLEFALAMKFISNIDLSYHWGIITREIFLSIWIVCFALIGFYLMGKIKFAHDEDVPHVSVPRALLSIISFAFVVYMIPGLFGAPVRMLSGLLPPSYYSENAKFFSGGGSNISAADTAVVPGMLKDECPQNLSCFHDYDLALAYARKQKKPLFVDFTGYNCANCRRMEDFVWPDPTVLNQLRKDYVVVSLYCDDKDPLPADKQYITKDGIKIKTWGNKWSQMQIDRYGSNSQPLYVLLDNNEKMLTDSAYGYTPIEPYAKYLKSGSAEFAKRPEKDSVR
- a CDS encoding anthranilate synthase component I family protein; the encoded protein is METPSAEKNLHLVLDVSDPSPELFFLKENTIALAPGFTGNDHWIFCGADDSSDDLPGFPEKNSEEKWCFGHLGYDLKNEFEDLCTNFPDHSGFGCISFFNSANIQQIHRDAVFPGGKNETPPEKIFLHSRTTKAEYLENVRKLKQHIHLGNIYEINYCIEFFAEKIHIDPVRTFSRLYAETKAPFSALYKKGSSWLLCASPERFLRKNGDHIISQPIKGTRPRGKNDRDDLLLLSELKNDPKEKSENVMIVDLVRNDLSRIAEKGSVKVDELFGLYSFPSVHQMISTVSAELKHGTGFRELMRASFPMGSMTGAPKISAMKLIGETENFSRGIFSGSVGYLDPQGNFDFNVVIRSIEYNAATGFLSIKAGSAITANCDAEKEYEECMVKVAPLLKVLNAVPE